The following are encoded together in the Streptococcus oralis genome:
- the gggA gene encoding streptosactin, protein MDNLKIIDLEELLANKSAYVIHDCGPSHSCGGGR, encoded by the coding sequence ATGGATAATCTCAAAATTATCGATTTGGAAGAATTACTAGCCAATAAATCAGCCTATGTTATTCATGATTGCGGCCCTAGTCATTCTTGTGGTGGAGGTCGGTAA